From Methanomassiliicoccales archaeon, one genomic window encodes:
- the ftsZ gene encoding cell division protein FtsZ, protein MSMDVNSGGPATSAEDEELRRLVEQFKVKITIIGCGGGGSNTIRRLAQSGISDVTLVAANSDARHLLSVQVPNKVLLGRTRTKGLGAGAIPEVGAAAAEEARNELMSYIDGRQMVFITAGMGGGTGTGSAPVIAEMARMRGALVMGVVTMPFKAEGRVRMENALRGLNRLRQHCDTTIVIPNDRLLELVPKLPLEAAFKVADEVLMQSIKGITEALTKPGLVNVDFNDLMTIMKSGGVAMIGLGEGTKEDGRLEKVDKAVTEAMGSPLLGDIDTREAHGALIRVVGGPDMTVSEAERAAELVAQKVRPDARIIWGCAIDPAMENRMRVMVVVTGVKSNNFLSRYTLGKC, encoded by the coding sequence ATGAGCATGGACGTTAACTCAGGAGGACCTGCTACTTCAGCTGAGGATGAAGAGCTTCGAAGACTTGTCGAACAATTCAAAGTAAAGATCACCATTATTGGATGTGGAGGCGGGGGATCAAATACCATTAGGCGCTTGGCTCAATCAGGAATATCTGATGTCACTCTGGTCGCAGCCAATAGCGATGCTCGGCATCTTCTCTCGGTGCAGGTGCCGAACAAGGTCCTTCTAGGCAGGACAAGAACGAAAGGCTTAGGTGCGGGTGCAATACCAGAAGTGGGTGCCGCAGCTGCCGAGGAAGCTAGGAATGAGCTGATGAGTTATATTGACGGCAGACAGATGGTCTTTATTACTGCTGGCATGGGGGGAGGGACCGGTACGGGCTCAGCACCAGTCATAGCAGAGATGGCGCGCATGAGGGGTGCATTGGTAATGGGAGTTGTTACCATGCCATTCAAGGCCGAGGGTAGGGTACGGATGGAGAATGCGCTTCGCGGTCTGAACCGATTGAGGCAGCATTGCGATACCACCATCGTTATCCCGAACGACAGGCTACTAGAATTAGTTCCCAAGCTGCCATTGGAAGCCGCCTTCAAAGTGGCTGACGAAGTATTGATGCAAAGCATAAAAGGAATAACTGAGGCATTAACTAAGCCGGGGCTAGTCAATGTCGATTTCAATGACCTCATGACCATAATGAAGAGCGGCGGCGTGGCCATGATTGGCTTGGGCGAGGGAACGAAAGAAGACGGCCGTTTGGAGAAAGTGGATAAAGCTGTGACCGAAGCTATGGGGTCGCCGCTTCTCGGAGATATCGATACCAGAGAAGCGCATGGCGCATTGATCAGAGTGGTAGGCGGACCGGATATGACAGTAAGCGAGGCAGAGAGGGCAGCTGAATTAGTAGCTCAGAAAGTCCGACCTGATGCGCGTATCATCTGGGGGTGTGCCATTGATCCTGCTATGGAGAACAGGATGAGAGTTATGGTCGTGGTTACAGGGGTGAAGTCCAATAACTTCCTCAGCCGCTATACGCTAGGGAAGTGCTAA
- the psmA gene encoding archaeal proteasome endopeptidase complex subunit alpha, protein MMQPGQMAYDRAITVFSPDGRLFQVEYAREAVKRGTTTVGLKFKNGVVLIVDKRIASRLMEPKSIEKIFQIDGHIGCATSGLVADARILVDQARIIAQINKITYDENMSVEELVKRICDYKQNYTQYGGVRPFGTALLVAGVDEQGEHLFETDPSGALVSYKAGSIGAGRNAVMEVFEEEYKEGMDMESAIILGLKALKKATEEEKLNPKAVEIGVVVRGENFRRLDESEVESYIEKAEAS, encoded by the coding sequence ATGATGCAGCCGGGACAAATGGCATACGATAGAGCCATAACAGTGTTTTCCCCTGACGGGCGTTTATTCCAGGTGGAATACGCTAGGGAAGCGGTCAAACGCGGAACGACCACGGTCGGTCTCAAATTCAAGAACGGAGTGGTTCTAATCGTTGATAAGAGGATAGCTAGCCGTCTAATGGAACCTAAGTCCATCGAGAAGATATTCCAAATCGATGGACATATCGGATGTGCCACATCTGGACTCGTGGCTGACGCGAGGATTTTAGTGGATCAGGCCAGGATTATCGCTCAGATAAACAAAATAACCTATGATGAAAATATGAGTGTAGAGGAGCTGGTAAAGCGCATTTGCGATTACAAGCAGAACTACACTCAATACGGCGGAGTGCGTCCCTTTGGCACTGCCTTGTTGGTGGCAGGTGTGGACGAGCAAGGAGAACACCTCTTCGAAACCGATCCCAGTGGTGCTCTGGTATCATATAAAGCAGGCTCTATTGGGGCAGGGCGCAATGCTGTGATGGAGGTATTCGAGGAGGAATACAAAGAAGGAATGGATATGGAGTCCGCCATAATCCTCGGCCTTAAAGCTCTGAAAAAAGCCACTGAGGAGGAGAAGCTCAACCCTAAAGCAGTTGAAATAGGAGTGGTGGTGAGGGGCGAGAACTTCAGGCGACTTGACGAGTCGGAGGTCGAGTCCTACATCGAAAAGGCTGAAGCCTCCTGA
- a CDS encoding ribosome assembly factor SBDS produces MVDIEDAIIARYESHGETFEILIDPKVVKALKEGKDVNLYDHMVVDEIFKNAHKGTRAAEEDIRKVFGTTDVMQVAKTIVLKGEVHLTAEQRKEMLANKKARIISEIARNAINPQTGAPHTPQRIEMAMEEAKVHIDAFKPVEQQVKEVLDKLRPIIPIRFDKLRIAVKLSGEEYGRCYEDMIHFGKILREEWQPNGSWIGVVEIPAGLRDDFYAKLNEKTKGNAETKQLK; encoded by the coding sequence ATGGTCGACATAGAAGATGCCATTATCGCTCGCTACGAGTCCCATGGGGAAACTTTCGAGATACTCATCGACCCCAAGGTGGTTAAGGCGCTGAAGGAAGGAAAGGATGTGAATCTTTATGACCACATGGTAGTCGATGAGATCTTCAAAAATGCGCATAAGGGCACCAGGGCAGCAGAGGAGGATATCAGAAAAGTTTTCGGCACCACCGATGTCATGCAGGTGGCAAAAACTATCGTGCTCAAAGGAGAAGTACATTTAACCGCCGAGCAGCGCAAGGAGATGCTGGCAAACAAAAAAGCCAGGATTATATCAGAAATAGCCAGGAATGCCATAAATCCACAGACTGGTGCCCCGCATACTCCTCAGCGGATCGAAATGGCGATGGAAGAGGCCAAAGTGCACATAGACGCTTTCAAGCCTGTAGAGCAGCAAGTCAAAGAAGTATTGGATAAGCTAAGACCCATCATTCCTATTCGTTTCGACAAGCTTCGCATCGCCGTGAAGCTGAGTGGCGAGGAGTACGGCCGCTGCTATGAAGATATGATACATTTCGGCAAGATACTAAGGGAAGAATGGCAGCCCAACGGCTCCTGGATAGGTGTGGTGGAGATACCAGCTGGCTTGAGAGACGACTTCTATGCCAAACTGAATGAGAAGACAAAGGGCAATGCGGAGACAAAGCAGTTGAAGTAA
- the rrp4 gene encoding exosome complex RNA-binding protein Rrp4, with product MNKEGQGSSREIVLPGDMLEPVGRMKAGAGTYVEDGKIFAAQVGIKSIKSNFVNVIPLSGRYIPTPGDTVIGKVVDIGPSNWLIDINSPYPAPLHVNEVPWRVDFGDTARFMNVGDTLLAKVLMVDETKRVQVTMKEQGLRKLQGGQIVEISYSKVPRVIGKGGSMIQIIKNMTNTRIFVGQNGRIWLDGEIENIVFAIRAIKMIEENAQTMHLTERVKEYLESVCKPASVGDSGEG from the coding sequence ATGAATAAAGAAGGACAGGGGTCCTCCCGAGAAATAGTCCTGCCTGGAGATATGTTGGAACCAGTAGGGCGCATGAAAGCTGGTGCCGGGACCTATGTGGAAGACGGTAAGATATTTGCCGCCCAGGTGGGGATTAAGAGTATCAAATCGAATTTCGTCAACGTCATACCTCTCAGTGGTAGATATATTCCCACACCAGGGGATACTGTGATAGGCAAAGTAGTGGACATAGGGCCTTCCAATTGGCTCATAGACATCAATTCTCCCTATCCTGCTCCCTTGCATGTAAATGAAGTACCATGGAGGGTGGATTTTGGCGACACAGCCAGATTCATGAATGTGGGAGATACGCTTCTTGCCAAGGTGCTTATGGTGGATGAGACGAAACGTGTCCAGGTGACTATGAAGGAGCAAGGGTTGAGGAAGCTCCAAGGGGGCCAGATTGTTGAGATTTCCTACAGTAAGGTTCCCCGCGTGATAGGTAAAGGGGGGTCCATGATACAAATAATCAAGAACATGACCAACACGCGCATCTTCGTGGGGCAGAATGGACGCATATGGCTTGACGGTGAGATTGAGAATATAGTTTTCGCGATTAGGGCAATAAAGATGATAGAGGAAAACGCGCAGACCATGCATTTGACGGAAAGGGTGAAGGAATATCTCGAATCTGTATGTAAACCAGCCTCAGTAGGAGATTCAGGAGAAGGGTGA
- the rrp41 gene encoding exosome complex exonuclease Rrp41, with amino-acid sequence MGGNSDIKLISDDGIRFDGRRVDELRPIRIEAGVLKRADGSAYVEFGKNKVLAAVYGPRECHPRHMQDPAKAIVQCKYNMIAFSVSDRKRPGPDRRSVEISKIISEALEYVVFTENFPRTSIDVYIEVLQANAGTRCAGLTAASVALADAGIPMRDLVPAVAVGKVNDQVVLDLQKEEDNFGQADLPIAMIPRTGEILLLQMDGHMTRAEFDRAIEMGVRACKRIYEMQKDALARRYAVEKVLDDPIEDTMPEQEG; translated from the coding sequence ATGGGTGGAAACAGTGATATAAAATTGATCAGCGACGATGGTATAAGGTTCGATGGCAGGAGGGTTGATGAGCTTCGTCCCATACGTATCGAGGCTGGGGTGCTCAAGCGCGCCGATGGGTCGGCATATGTGGAGTTCGGCAAGAACAAGGTTCTGGCTGCAGTCTACGGCCCAAGAGAATGCCATCCCCGACATATGCAAGACCCAGCCAAGGCTATCGTACAATGCAAGTACAACATGATCGCCTTTTCGGTGAGTGACAGGAAGAGGCCAGGGCCTGACAGGAGATCGGTGGAGATATCTAAGATAATCTCTGAGGCTTTGGAGTATGTGGTATTCACAGAAAATTTCCCTAGAACCTCTATTGACGTATACATCGAAGTACTTCAGGCCAATGCTGGGACCAGATGCGCGGGGCTTACCGCCGCTAGTGTAGCCCTAGCCGATGCTGGCATACCGATGAGAGATTTAGTTCCTGCAGTGGCCGTGGGCAAAGTAAATGATCAAGTAGTGCTCGACTTGCAAAAGGAGGAGGATAATTTTGGACAGGCGGACCTCCCCATCGCCATGATCCCGCGCACTGGTGAGATACTCCTGCTGCAGATGGATGGGCATATGACGCGAGCGGAATTCGACCGGGCCATAGAAATGGGTGTGAGGGCGTGCAAGCGCATCTACGAAATGCAGAAGGATGCCCTAGCTAGGCGTTACGCCGTGGAGAAGGTCTTGGACGATCCAATCGAAGATACCATGCCTGAGCAGGAGGGATGA
- the rrp42 gene encoding exosome complex protein Rrp42, giving the protein MRLARTVISEIKRDHIHKLLAKGRRVDGRAWDEYRPISIQPGFSETAEGSARVRLGNTDVLVGVKMSLGEPFADTPNKGVLSTNAELIPLASPTFEAGPPDENSIELARVVDRGIRESQMIDLEALCIEPGKEVWIMFVDIYVLDYDGNLFDASFLGSVAALKNTIVPAKANDRGDDFPLPIKHMPMSVTAVQIENSILVDPTLDEEKVAEARLTVTTDENGDLRAMQKGLAGALTLDQVYKVIETSQRLGNDLRKLIG; this is encoded by the coding sequence ATGAGGTTGGCGCGGACCGTAATATCTGAAATTAAACGAGATCACATCCATAAGCTGTTGGCAAAGGGCCGAAGAGTGGACGGTAGGGCTTGGGATGAGTATAGGCCTATCAGCATCCAACCTGGTTTCTCCGAAACCGCTGAAGGCAGTGCTAGGGTGCGTCTCGGGAATACAGATGTCCTCGTGGGGGTAAAGATGTCCTTGGGAGAGCCCTTCGCCGACACCCCTAATAAAGGAGTGCTGAGCACCAATGCTGAGTTAATACCTCTAGCCTCTCCCACCTTTGAGGCCGGGCCTCCAGATGAAAATTCCATAGAACTTGCTCGGGTAGTCGACCGCGGCATTCGCGAGTCGCAGATGATCGACCTGGAAGCGCTATGCATCGAGCCAGGAAAGGAAGTCTGGATAATGTTCGTCGACATTTATGTACTGGACTATGACGGTAATCTGTTCGATGCCTCGTTCCTAGGCTCTGTGGCGGCGTTGAAGAATACCATTGTTCCTGCCAAGGCCAATGATAGAGGTGATGATTTCCCTCTTCCAATTAAGCACATGCCCATGAGCGTGACGGCCGTGCAAATAGAAAACTCTATATTGGTCGATCCGACTCTCGACGAAGAGAAGGTCGCAGAGGCCAGGCTGACCGTCACAACCGACGAGAACGGCGATTTGAGGGCCATGCAGAAAGGGTTGGCCGGTGCGCTGACCCTGGACCAGGTATATAAGGTGATTGAGACCTCTCAACGCCTGGGGAATGACCTTAGGAAATTGATTGGGTGA
- a CDS encoding 50S ribosomal protein L37ae: protein MAKGTVKAGTAGRFGARYGVVVRKLTRDIEKVEKARYECPTCHHVSVKRKASGIWQCKHCDAKFAAASYSPFTKKLLAEEGMEEKAEGKK, encoded by the coding sequence ATGGCAAAAGGAACGGTGAAGGCCGGTACCGCAGGGCGTTTCGGCGCTCGCTACGGTGTGGTCGTCAGGAAACTCACCAGGGATATAGAAAAGGTGGAGAAGGCTCGCTATGAGTGCCCTACTTGCCACCATGTTTCAGTGAAGCGCAAGGCCTCGGGGATTTGGCAATGCAAACATTGTGACGCCAAGTTCGCAGCCGCCTCCTATTCCCCCTTCACTAAGAAATTGCTAGCAGAAGAAGGAATGGAGGAAAAGGCGGAGGGAAAAAAGTAA
- a CDS encoding DNA-directed RNA polymerase subunit P, with protein sequence MYKCGSCGKPIRSHTNQVGMQCENCGSKIFYKERPNVKKTIKAR encoded by the coding sequence ATGTACAAATGTGGAAGCTGTGGGAAGCCTATAAGATCACATACCAACCAGGTGGGCATGCAATGCGAGAATTGCGGCTCCAAGATATTCTATAAGGAGCGGCCCAACGTTAAGAAGACCATAAAGGCCAGGTGA
- a CDS encoding KEOPS complex subunit Pcc1 codes for MPTATLVVSGKCAPTIFGAISPEAGREIPRTKTKVWLENENMVLEIEAKDLSALRAALNSYLRWIKIADDVNGMAGV; via the coding sequence TTGCCTACTGCTACCTTGGTCGTATCGGGAAAGTGCGCTCCCACAATTTTCGGCGCCATTTCCCCGGAAGCAGGAAGAGAGATACCCCGTACCAAGACCAAGGTCTGGTTGGAAAATGAAAATATGGTGCTGGAGATAGAGGCGAAGGACCTCTCAGCCCTCAGGGCCGCATTGAATTCATACCTCAGGTGGATTAAGATCGCTGACGATGTTAATGGTATGGCAGGTGTTTGA
- a CDS encoding prefoldin subunit beta: MNEISPKLQNQIAQFQQLQQQLQSVLQQKFRMEAQLREIQMTIEELGKTGEDATIYKNVGSLLIKARDKASVLKDVEEDKETLEIRIKALDRQEKALREKYNSMQEQISKALGQAGGPSAEN, from the coding sequence ATGAATGAAATATCCCCCAAACTACAGAACCAGATTGCGCAGTTCCAGCAACTTCAGCAGCAGCTGCAATCAGTTCTCCAGCAGAAGTTTCGCATGGAGGCGCAGCTCAGGGAAATCCAGATGACTATAGAAGAATTGGGAAAAACAGGCGAGGATGCGACAATATATAAAAATGTGGGCTCCTTGCTTATAAAGGCTAGAGATAAGGCCTCCGTACTGAAAGATGTGGAAGAGGACAAGGAGACATTGGAGATCAGAATCAAAGCCTTAGATCGACAGGAGAAGGCTCTCCGTGAAAAATATAATTCTATGCAAGAGCAGATCTCTAAAGCCCTCGGTCAAGCTGGCGGGCCTAGCGCTGAGAATTAA
- a CDS encoding DHH family phosphoesterase, which yields MLKDIGLQLMHGRKLVLVHGNADPDALGSAYALYSAFPDVTVVAPDGLDRVSKLIAEKLSFMPENKVEISHFDKIVVLDTSSPDQLAPFQDLPDDCIVLDHHARNERWNRHLYYCDESKRSCAEIVYDLLKVCNLKLSRNASLALLAGMLTDSGHFKFATPALLSVFAEIMESSGIEMDEIYDLVDLEQDISERIAQLKGAQRLRFERVGDKLVAMSLGSAFESSVCKSLLTIGADVAFVGSQRGEQFRVSARAKPDLVRQGMHLGKMLEDIGIETTGDGGGHGGAAGLIGQGDVEAILNICVSRTVEFLRTIYR from the coding sequence ATGCTCAAGGACATCGGGTTGCAATTGATGCACGGTCGCAAGCTAGTGCTGGTCCATGGGAATGCTGACCCTGACGCTCTGGGCAGTGCTTACGCACTCTATTCAGCCTTTCCGGATGTCACTGTGGTCGCGCCTGACGGGTTGGACCGAGTTTCAAAGCTTATCGCGGAAAAGCTTTCCTTCATGCCAGAAAATAAGGTTGAAATCAGCCATTTCGACAAGATTGTGGTCCTTGATACCTCTTCACCTGACCAATTGGCTCCTTTTCAGGATCTGCCTGACGATTGCATCGTCCTTGACCACCATGCAAGAAACGAACGTTGGAATCGTCACCTCTATTATTGCGATGAGAGCAAGCGCTCTTGCGCCGAGATAGTCTATGATCTGCTCAAGGTATGCAATCTGAAGCTAAGCCGAAATGCCAGCTTAGCTTTGCTAGCGGGTATGCTGACCGACAGTGGGCATTTCAAGTTCGCCACTCCTGCACTCCTTTCGGTTTTCGCGGAGATAATGGAATCAAGCGGTATAGAGATGGATGAGATCTATGACCTGGTGGACCTGGAACAGGATATCTCAGAGCGCATTGCGCAGCTTAAAGGCGCACAGAGGTTGCGATTCGAACGCGTAGGAGATAAATTGGTGGCCATGTCGCTGGGTAGCGCATTTGAGTCCTCAGTTTGCAAATCTCTGCTTACGATAGGAGCGGATGTGGCTTTTGTCGGCTCTCAAAGAGGGGAGCAGTTCAGAGTGAGTGCGAGAGCAAAGCCTGACCTTGTTCGCCAAGGAATGCACTTGGGAAAGATGCTGGAAGATATCGGAATCGAGACCACGGGGGATGGTGGGGGGCACGGTGGTGCCGCTGGTCTTATCGGGCAGGGTGATGTTGAGGCTATTTTGAATATATGTGTCTCACGCACCGTGGAATTCCTGAGAACCATTTATCGATGA
- a CDS encoding tyrosine--tRNA ligase has translation MDIEARYELVIRNSEEIVTPDELRSLLSSNNHPRAYIGFEPSGLVHAGWMVCASKIVDLIEAGFDMTIFFADWHAYINDKLGGNIEKIRLCANYMQDCFEALGVPRDRVKFQFASVIMNDISYWEKLINIGKVSSLMRVKRAMTIMGRTEDEAEVDSSKLLYPLMQAADIFAMDLDLAYAGMDQRRAHMLARDAADKLKWKKPIALHTPLLPGLKGANRMDPAAGKMSKSDPDSGILIHDSPEEIRRKISKAFCPQEIEGNPILDMAKMVIFPRKGSLSIERPVKFGGKLEFSSYRELEDTYREGKLHPMDLKNGVAEALIDALAPVRRYFQNNPSNLKALIDAMA, from the coding sequence ATGGACATTGAGGCGCGCTATGAACTGGTAATTCGCAATAGTGAGGAAATAGTAACGCCAGATGAACTCAGGAGTCTATTGTCTTCCAATAACCATCCTCGTGCCTATATCGGCTTCGAACCATCAGGCTTAGTTCACGCAGGTTGGATGGTCTGTGCCAGCAAAATTGTAGATCTGATAGAGGCGGGCTTCGACATGACCATTTTCTTCGCGGACTGGCATGCTTACATCAATGATAAGCTGGGAGGCAATATAGAGAAGATAAGACTATGCGCTAACTATATGCAGGATTGCTTTGAGGCTCTGGGAGTTCCCCGAGATCGCGTCAAATTCCAGTTCGCTTCTGTCATAATGAATGATATTAGTTATTGGGAGAAGCTCATAAACATAGGGAAAGTGTCATCCCTTATGCGAGTCAAACGTGCTATGACAATCATGGGAAGAACGGAGGATGAGGCGGAGGTAGACTCTTCGAAGCTGCTCTATCCTCTCATGCAAGCCGCTGATATCTTCGCCATGGATTTGGACCTCGCTTACGCTGGCATGGATCAGCGCCGGGCTCACATGTTGGCAAGAGATGCAGCGGACAAATTGAAGTGGAAGAAGCCCATTGCCCTGCACACCCCTTTGCTCCCTGGGCTGAAGGGGGCGAATAGAATGGATCCCGCGGCAGGAAAGATGTCAAAAAGCGATCCTGATTCTGGCATACTGATTCACGATAGTCCAGAGGAAATAAGGCGGAAGATATCCAAAGCCTTTTGCCCTCAGGAGATCGAAGGGAACCCCATTTTGGATATGGCTAAGATGGTAATTTTTCCCCGGAAAGGTTCTCTTAGCATCGAAAGGCCAGTCAAGTTCGGGGGCAAATTAGAATTCAGCTCATATCGTGAATTGGAAGACACCTATCGTGAGGGAAAGCTGCATCCTATGGACTTGAAAAACGGAGTAGCAGAGGCACTGATCGATGCACTTGCGCCTGTGAGAAGGTATTTCCAAAATAACCCGAGCAATCTTAAGGCGCTAATAGATGCGATGGCCTAA
- the glnA gene encoding type I glutamate--ammonia ligase, translating into MMATSEGDALKASGLSSKKVRKASEPYENVMEMVTSGKVKMVDFKFIDLPGTLQHVSIPASKLTVEKFTEGHGFDGSSIRGFSAINESDMLLLPDPQTAVVDPVYKVPTLSMICNVVDPVTRERFDRDPRFVASKAENYLKETGIADTAYFGPELEFFVFDSVRFDQNQHYGYYYIDSDEGIWNSGRSSDNGNGPNLGHRPRNKEGYFPAPPVDTLQDFRSECVMRLMEAGIECEVHHHEVATAGQGEIGMRFQTLTKMADQVMMYKYILKNVAREKGKTITFMPKPLFGDNGTGMHVHQSLSLKDENIFFDENGYALLSETALYYIGGLLEHSPALLALTSPSTNSYRRLVPGYEAPVNLVYSMRNRSAAIRIPVYSRSKKAKRIEYRPPDCTCNPYLAFSAMLMAGIDGIKRKIHPGEPYDMDLFDLDSEEAKKIKQVPGSLDKALDALESDHDFLLRGGVFSKGLIETWIDYKRRKENDAIRLRPHPYEFFLYFDA; encoded by the coding sequence ATGATGGCAACATCAGAAGGAGATGCTCTAAAAGCATCAGGCCTTTCCTCGAAAAAGGTCAGAAAAGCCAGTGAACCTTATGAAAATGTCATGGAAATGGTGACATCGGGCAAGGTCAAGATGGTGGATTTCAAATTCATCGATCTTCCAGGAACCCTGCAACATGTCAGTATTCCAGCTAGCAAGCTTACTGTAGAAAAATTCACTGAGGGGCACGGGTTTGATGGTTCGAGCATTCGCGGTTTTTCGGCTATAAATGAGAGCGATATGCTATTGCTGCCTGATCCACAAACGGCTGTAGTGGACCCAGTGTATAAAGTCCCAACGCTTTCTATGATTTGCAATGTGGTAGATCCTGTAACCCGTGAAAGATTCGATCGCGATCCCCGTTTCGTTGCCAGCAAAGCAGAGAATTATCTAAAGGAGACCGGTATAGCAGATACCGCTTATTTCGGGCCAGAGCTTGAGTTCTTCGTATTTGATTCCGTTCGCTTTGATCAGAATCAACACTATGGTTACTACTACATAGACTCAGATGAAGGCATTTGGAATTCTGGTCGTAGCTCTGATAATGGAAATGGCCCTAACCTCGGGCATAGACCGAGAAATAAAGAAGGATATTTCCCGGCCCCACCAGTTGATACACTGCAGGATTTCCGCTCTGAATGTGTAATGAGGCTGATGGAAGCCGGAATCGAGTGCGAAGTGCACCATCATGAGGTGGCCACAGCCGGTCAGGGCGAGATAGGGATGCGCTTTCAGACGCTGACAAAAATGGCTGATCAGGTAATGATGTACAAATACATCTTGAAGAACGTGGCCAGAGAGAAGGGGAAGACCATAACCTTCATGCCCAAACCGCTATTCGGTGACAACGGCACAGGTATGCATGTGCATCAGAGCCTATCACTCAAGGATGAGAATATCTTCTTCGATGAGAATGGATATGCTCTCCTCTCAGAGACTGCATTGTATTATATTGGAGGTCTTTTGGAGCACTCCCCCGCCCTTCTTGCCCTGACCTCACCCTCGACCAATTCATATCGAAGGCTGGTACCAGGCTATGAGGCACCGGTTAATCTAGTGTATTCGATGAGGAATCGATCCGCAGCCATCCGCATACCAGTGTATTCCAGGAGTAAGAAAGCAAAGAGGATAGAGTATAGACCGCCTGACTGTACATGTAACCCCTATCTCGCCTTTTCGGCCATGCTCATGGCTGGAATAGATGGAATAAAGCGGAAGATCCATCCAGGAGAACCATACGACATGGACTTATTCGATCTTGACAGTGAGGAGGCCAAGAAGATAAAGCAAGTGCCAGGGAGTCTGGATAAGGCTCTGGATGCTTTGGAATCGGATCATGATTTCTTGCTGAGAGGAGGCGTATTCTCTAAGGGACTGATAGAAACATGGATAGACTATAAGAGGCGAAAAGAAAACGATGCAATAAGACTGAGACCTCATCCCTACGAGTTCTTCCTTTACTTCGATGCCTAA